One genomic region from Lysobacterales bacterium encodes:
- a CDS encoding diguanylate cyclase has protein sequence MIVNTSRGPIGSPGDLRRRLTTALRSLAWTRGLAWMLALLTVGSGPAALAADGVEAPGETAPRLLFQRVGDDQQLRDGVITGLAQDGDGFLWIGTTEGLVRYDGYRFKPYRHVHDAPDSLPGNRIERLFTDRDGRLWVGTYAQGVARYDADRDAFIQLTPPRDPASLPRVPGPAPARAFAQTPDGTVWVGTSGLGLWRIAADDRITVYESADTWVGLPDDRISALAVDAQGNLWVGSWAGLALLRAGSERFERALSEPEANDSLHNVQIRGLLSAADGALWVGTQEGRLLRLPPGFAAGTITHLPAQTLSFPHAGLNGAVQTHDGRVWIGHSRGIELFTPEGRHLATYRNRRDEPYSMTELGVRDMLLDRSGWLWVGSFGGGLLRSFPGDAPILSRRLDTDHDAPLQRLSVSSLVATADGGFWGAVDGFGLVRMDAGLSIRETLPLVDAPEQGLAGLFLHGLASDAEGALWVGTELGLYRRAPGASLPQKMTSPDFIEGKVIRRIWPGGDGRVWIGTGDGLFLRYADGRIARLATREGARVGGAVNALHFDDSGAWMGGASGLFRVDTEGVHLEPVGTEVDGRLRVLDVLGLLVDARGQLWLDAGGLMQLENFDGSFARLQSISARHGQDGVAFGANLLDDARGRIWSQRFMYDPGADRLYPLGLREGALAGSGWFRSYARLADGRFAFGMNQGVLIVDSARFDAAAGEVPLVFTGLRVDGVERPFSPRGGELMLAPGDRAFSLEFAALDYSASELLRYRYRLQGSDEDWIEVAAETRVAAFGGLLPGSYRLQVQASNRAGQYEEAPIELSVQVQPTWWQRPLVLAALAVLAVFLIEGMVRLRRRRLDRLRQALQAEVDAHTSELERLSVELEKRSRAAEEASLTDALTGLRNRRFAEQELPKEAALYQRRPLSGAIAQPSALVFFLIDLDHFKRVNDDFGHAAGDSVLREVAARMREVCRSSDHLIRWGGEEFLIVAREADRAAAVGLAERLRQRIAGKPFALEDGRSLSLTVSVGFVPFPIMPRAPFSARWDEAVSLADRLLLAGKRAGRDAWVGLFVERESGAPARSLDWADPARVEAGDVRIESNLPMDRVTDALAANAGATA, from the coding sequence GTGATCGTCAACACATCCCGCGGGCCAATCGGCTCCCCGGGCGACCTGCGGCGTCGGCTCACGACCGCGCTGCGTTCGCTCGCGTGGACGCGTGGCCTCGCGTGGATGCTGGCCCTGCTCACCGTCGGCAGCGGGCCGGCTGCTCTCGCCGCCGATGGCGTCGAGGCGCCCGGCGAGACGGCACCTCGCCTTCTGTTCCAGCGCGTCGGCGACGACCAGCAGCTGCGCGATGGGGTAATCACCGGCCTTGCGCAGGACGGCGACGGCTTCCTCTGGATCGGCACCACAGAGGGCCTGGTGCGCTACGACGGCTACCGGTTCAAGCCGTATCGGCACGTCCACGATGCGCCCGACAGTCTTCCCGGCAACCGCATCGAGCGCCTGTTCACCGACCGCGACGGTCGCCTCTGGGTCGGCACGTACGCGCAGGGCGTTGCCCGCTACGACGCGGATCGCGACGCGTTCATCCAGCTGACGCCACCGCGTGATCCCGCCAGCCTGCCGCGCGTTCCCGGGCCCGCGCCTGCACGCGCATTCGCGCAGACGCCGGACGGTACGGTCTGGGTCGGCACCTCAGGTTTGGGGCTGTGGCGGATCGCAGCCGACGACCGGATCACCGTGTACGAAAGCGCCGACACCTGGGTCGGGCTGCCCGACGATCGCATCAGCGCGCTCGCGGTGGATGCGCAGGGCAATCTCTGGGTGGGCAGCTGGGCCGGCCTCGCCCTGCTGCGTGCCGGCAGCGAGCGTTTCGAGCGCGCGCTTTCCGAGCCGGAGGCGAACGACAGCCTGCACAACGTGCAGATCCGCGGCCTGCTTTCGGCGGCCGATGGAGCACTGTGGGTGGGCACCCAGGAGGGCCGGCTGCTGCGGCTGCCGCCGGGGTTCGCCGCGGGCACGATCACCCATCTGCCTGCGCAGACCTTGAGCTTCCCGCACGCCGGCTTGAACGGTGCGGTGCAGACGCACGACGGTCGGGTCTGGATCGGCCACAGCCGAGGGATCGAGCTGTTCACGCCGGAGGGGCGTCATCTGGCGACCTACCGCAACCGCCGCGACGAGCCGTACAGCATGACCGAGTTGGGCGTGCGCGACATGCTGCTCGACCGCAGCGGTTGGCTGTGGGTCGGCAGCTTTGGCGGCGGCTTGCTGAGGAGTTTTCCTGGCGATGCGCCGATACTGTCGCGGCGCCTCGATACGGATCACGATGCGCCGCTGCAGCGCCTCAGCGTATCGAGCCTCGTGGCCACGGCTGACGGCGGCTTCTGGGGCGCGGTCGATGGCTTCGGCCTGGTGCGGATGGACGCCGGGCTGAGCATCCGCGAAACCCTGCCGCTGGTCGATGCGCCTGAGCAAGGCCTGGCCGGTCTGTTCCTGCATGGGCTGGCCAGCGACGCCGAGGGCGCGCTGTGGGTGGGCACCGAACTCGGCTTGTACCGGCGAGCGCCGGGCGCATCCCTGCCGCAGAAAATGACCTCGCCGGACTTCATCGAGGGCAAGGTCATCCGCAGGATCTGGCCGGGGGGCGACGGCCGAGTCTGGATCGGCACCGGCGACGGGCTGTTCCTGCGCTATGCCGACGGCCGCATCGCCCGTCTCGCCACCCGTGAGGGTGCGCGCGTGGGCGGCGCGGTCAACGCGCTGCATTTCGACGACAGCGGCGCCTGGATGGGCGGCGCCTCCGGCCTGTTCAGAGTGGATACCGAGGGGGTGCACCTCGAGCCTGTGGGCACCGAAGTGGATGGCAGGCTGCGGGTGCTGGATGTGCTGGGATTGCTGGTCGACGCGCGCGGACAGCTGTGGCTGGATGCCGGTGGCCTGATGCAGCTCGAGAACTTCGACGGCAGCTTCGCGCGGCTGCAGTCGATCAGCGCGCGCCACGGGCAGGACGGCGTGGCCTTCGGCGCGAATCTGCTGGATGACGCGCGTGGTCGCATCTGGTCGCAGCGTTTCATGTACGACCCCGGCGCGGACCGCCTGTATCCGTTGGGGCTGCGCGAAGGGGCGCTGGCCGGCTCCGGCTGGTTCCGGTCGTATGCGCGTCTCGCCGACGGGCGCTTTGCCTTTGGCATGAACCAGGGCGTGCTGATCGTCGACAGCGCGCGCTTTGATGCCGCGGCCGGCGAAGTGCCGCTGGTGTTCACCGGCTTGCGCGTGGATGGCGTGGAGCGGCCGTTCTCTCCGCGCGGCGGTGAACTGATGCTGGCTCCGGGCGATCGCGCCTTCTCGCTGGAGTTCGCAGCCCTGGACTACAGCGCGTCCGAGCTGTTGCGCTACCGCTATCGGTTGCAGGGCAGCGACGAGGATTGGATCGAGGTCGCCGCCGAGACCCGCGTCGCGGCGTTCGGCGGCCTGCTGCCGGGCAGCTATCGGCTGCAGGTGCAGGCCAGCAATCGCGCGGGGCAGTACGAGGAGGCGCCGATCGAACTGTCGGTGCAGGTACAGCCGACGTGGTGGCAGCGTCCGCTGGTTCTGGCGGCGCTGGCGGTGCTGGCGGTCTTTCTGATCGAAGGCATGGTGCGGCTGCGGCGTCGACGTCTGGACCGGCTGCGGCAGGCGCTGCAGGCGGAGGTCGATGCACACACCTCCGAGCTGGAGCGCTTGAGCGTCGAGCTTGAGAAGCGCTCGCGCGCCGCTGAAGAGGCCAGCCTGACCGACGCGCTGACCGGCTTGCGCAATCGCCGCTTCGCCGAGCAGGAGCTGCCGAAAGAGGCTGCGCTGTATCAACGCCGGCCGCTGTCAGGCGCGATCGCGCAGCCGAGCGCGCTGGTGTTCTTCCTGATCGATCTCGATCACTTCAAGCGGGTCAACGACGACTTCGGCCACGCCGCTGGCGACAGCGTGCTGCGCGAGGTCGCAGCGCGCATGCGCGAGGTCTGTCGAAGCTCGGACCACCTCATCCGCTGGGGCGGCGAAGAGTTCCTGATCGTCGCCCGCGAGGCCGATCGCGCTGCGGCGGTCGGCCTGGCCGAGCGACTGCGGCAGCGCATCGCCGGAAAGCCCTTCGCGCTGGAGGATGGGCGCAGCCTGTCGCTGACCGTGAGCGTGGGCTTCGTGCCGTTCCCGATCATGCCCCGCGCGCCCTTTTCGGCGCGCTGGGACGAGGCGGTCAGCCTCGCCGACAGGCTGCTGCTGGCCGGCAAACGCGCCGGGCGTGATGCCTGGGTCGGCCTGTTCGTCGAGCGTGAATCGGGCGCGCCGGCGCGCTCCCTGGACTGGGCGGACCCGGCGCGCGTGGAAGCCGGCGACGTGCGCATCGAAAGCAACCTGCCGATGGACCGGGTGACCGACGCCCTGGCGGCAAACGCGGGCGCGACTGCATGA
- a CDS encoding cryptochrome/photolyase family protein, producing MQQRPAHLRRLHLVLGDQLDRDSAVFDDFDPACDAVWMAEVAEESTHVWSHKARIAVFLAGMRHFAEDQRAQGRALVYHRLGEHAHADLACTLAADIARLKPAELCWVRPGDWRVWQRLLAVAADAGLSVIEREDRHFLCSIDDYAGWARGKKELRLEFFYRWLRQRHDVLMNGREPAGGQWNFDADNRESFDARGPGLLPAPVAFAPDTITAEVLRLVAERFADHPGELAHFDWPLTPAQAEDALEDFIRQRLPLFGRYQDAMWTDEPWLYHSRLSVALNLKLIAPRRVIDAAVQAWRDGHAPLAAVEGFVRQILGWREYVRGLYWLRMPGYLDDNALGAEAPLPAFYWTGDTDMQCLKQAIGQTLRYGYAHHIQRLMVTGLFALLLGVRPREVHAWYLAVYVDAVEWVELPNVLGMSQFADGGVMASKPYCASGKYIQRMGNYCSGCRFKPDEAVGPKACPFTTLYWDFLERHQARFAKHPRAALQWRSLERLPEAKRAAIRARAEALRQGLAIP from the coding sequence ATGCAACAGCGCCCCGCCCACCTTCGCCGCCTGCACCTTGTGCTGGGCGACCAGCTCGACCGCGACAGCGCGGTGTTCGACGACTTCGATCCGGCCTGCGATGCCGTGTGGATGGCCGAGGTCGCCGAAGAGAGCACCCACGTCTGGTCGCACAAGGCGCGCATCGCCGTGTTTCTCGCCGGCATGCGCCACTTCGCCGAAGACCAGCGCGCGCAGGGCAGGGCGTTGGTCTATCACCGGCTCGGCGAGCACGCGCATGCCGATCTCGCTTGCACTCTGGCTGCGGACATCGCCCGCCTCAAGCCCGCCGAGCTCTGCTGGGTGCGGCCAGGCGACTGGCGGGTCTGGCAGCGCCTGCTGGCGGTGGCGGCCGATGCAGGCTTGAGCGTCATCGAGCGCGAAGACCGCCACTTTCTGTGCAGCATCGACGACTACGCCGGCTGGGCGCGCGGCAAGAAGGAGCTGCGGCTGGAGTTCTTCTACCGCTGGTTGCGTCAGCGCCACGACGTGCTCATGAACGGCCGTGAGCCGGCCGGCGGGCAGTGGAACTTCGACGCCGACAACCGCGAGAGCTTCGATGCGCGCGGGCCGGGTCTGCTGCCGGCGCCCGTCGCGTTCGCGCCCGATACGATCACGGCCGAGGTGCTGAGGCTCGTCGCAGAGCGCTTCGCCGATCACCCCGGCGAGCTCGCGCACTTCGATTGGCCGCTGACGCCCGCGCAGGCGGAGGACGCTTTGGAGGACTTCATCCGCCAGCGCCTGCCGCTGTTCGGCCGCTACCAGGACGCGATGTGGACCGACGAGCCTTGGCTCTACCACTCGCGCCTGTCGGTGGCGCTGAATCTGAAGCTCATCGCCCCGCGCCGCGTCATCGATGCGGCGGTGCAGGCCTGGCGCGACGGCCACGCACCGCTGGCCGCGGTCGAAGGCTTCGTCCGCCAGATCCTCGGCTGGCGCGAATACGTGCGCGGCCTGTACTGGCTGCGCATGCCGGGTTACCTCGACGACAACGCGCTCGGCGCGGAGGCCCCGCTGCCGGCCTTCTACTGGACCGGCGACACCGACATGCAGTGCCTGAAGCAGGCGATCGGGCAGACCCTGCGCTACGGTTACGCGCACCACATCCAGCGCCTGATGGTGACCGGGCTGTTCGCCCTGCTGCTGGGCGTGCGCCCGCGCGAGGTGCACGCCTGGTATCTCGCGGTCTACGTCGATGCAGTCGAGTGGGTCGAGCTGCCGAACGTGCTGGGCATGAGCCAGTTCGCCGATGGCGGGGTGATGGCCAGCAAGCCCTACTGCGCCTCGGGCAAGTACATCCAGCGCATGGGCAACTACTGCAGCGGCTGCCGCTTCAAGCCCGATGAAGCGGTCGGCCCGAAGGCGTGTCCGTTCACCACGCTGTACTGGGATTTCCTTGAGCGCCACCAGGCGCGCTTCGCCAAGCATCCGCGCGCCGCCCTGCAGTGGCGCAGCCTGGAGCGCCTGCCCGAGGCCAAGCGGGCGGCGATCCGCGCCCGGGCGGAGGCCCTTCGCCAGGGCTTGGCGATTCCGTAG
- a CDS encoding alpha-2-macroglobulin family protein, with product MAAALALLAAGCSSEAPPPAPIEAPALETAQVQGFGLARWGAERYNGRPALVLEFSQPLAVTQPFDELLKVTGPDGAEGQSGWTLDPDRTRLRYPYIEADKSYSVRIDARLTAAEGASLGSEVVKDIHSGALAPQVGFASQGSVLPARNTDGLPVVSVNVAEVDVEFLRVRPSEYSNFFANFQRSGQRQWWDLGNLSGLADSVYANRFVLNQRPNERTVSFLPVQTVPELREPGLYFAVLRQVGDFSGQYQTTFFSVTDIGLHARLHGGQLWVRAASLDSGEPRSGVRVEVIDDSGRVVAEAATDGDGQATLTHAPKPEDVLVARRDAELALIPFRQPALDLADFEVAGRRHTALDAYVWSGRDLFRPGETVQASALLRDFDGRSLTAAQPLFARLLQPDGRAVVERELAAAELGYYSFEQRVAEDAPTGRWRLELRTAPDDKTPVGSFSFRVEEFLPERMKLNLDAEAGPLTLGADLALDIEGAYLYGAPAGGNRFSAELAYRVDSEAVPALRGYRFGDATLQLPAPQQVLDVELGEDGRSAQTVELLKDGAAGASPLQVIVNGSLFESGGRAIRRSLVRSLWPAPQLVGVRPLFELADGPGIDTEAQFEIVRSDALGQLQAGQGLEVKLVQALRDLHWSWVDGSGWKTDYTERFVTVESRTVDVDGTQPTRIGLPVQWGEYRLEVTDPTTGLTTRLPFTAGWGWNDENRGLDARPDKVKLALDKPAYRVGDIAEITVTAPYEGPGVLLVESEQLLHSESIEVGPGTVLRVPISEAMNRHDVYASLILLRPGQNARQPGPNRALGVVHLPMAREERRIALTVDAPDAPVRPGAPLEITVQASDLAGETARVTIDAVDQGILSLTRFPLPDPIAHFLARRGLSIEAWDLYSRVIERFEGQRARLRFGGDAALPNLPQARRPTAKVKTIALHAGPVVFDAEGRATVRFEAPDFNGALRVAALAFSAERYGQAEDEVIVRAPLVMEVSTPRVMAPGDRAQLSVDLQNLSGADARYTVSAKADAPLRIAGGSQPIELRDGARRTLVFDLEAGAGNTAAKFSVSASDGSRELTREFELVVRPAWPAERLSRVRVLNDGETLSYDTGDLAPLEVDSALLQVSLSRRPPIPFTDALKGLIDYPYGCLEQTSSRLWPLIWLGSEGGQRLPVTPMSEPMRRDAIAAGFARLSAMQQASGHFSFWPGDSWEQPMLTPYVADLLLSAREQGEAIPEAVLEAALKRLSEDLLSGGDGYWNYENPAHLRFAARAYAGYVLARVNRAPLGTLRTLFDNEQGQSLSALPLVHLAVALQLQGDPERARKALAAAEDKTDARPEYLGDYGSEVRDAALIQVLLRSHGLNDASSDEALIALVRAIDARGPQRWFSTQEQAALFRLGSLLLKDGDERLGLRVSGEEPRAPALLHSLQLDADALRRGVRIEPEGAAPIHVVEEVVGFRRQAPAPVSEGLGVQRHYFHTDGREWDGSALKEGDTLVVRLTLNSETALREGLVVDLLPGGLEAENLGLSDPNQIGSMVIDGLAMSERQWQADIKHQEYRDDRFVAAVNLWPGQQARLFYLVRAVSPGDYVLPPPFAEDMYRPDRRAIGEAKPARVRVGGVE from the coding sequence TTGGCAGCGGCCCTGGCCCTGCTGGCAGCGGGATGCTCCAGCGAGGCGCCGCCGCCCGCGCCGATCGAAGCCCCCGCGCTCGAAACCGCACAGGTTCAGGGCTTTGGCCTCGCCCGCTGGGGCGCCGAACGCTACAACGGCCGCCCCGCTCTGGTGCTGGAGTTCTCGCAGCCGCTGGCGGTGACACAGCCCTTCGACGAGCTGCTCAAGGTCACCGGCCCCGACGGCGCCGAGGGCCAGAGCGGCTGGACGCTCGACCCCGACCGCACGCGCCTGCGCTATCCCTACATCGAGGCCGACAAGAGCTACAGCGTGCGCATCGACGCGCGCCTCACCGCGGCCGAAGGCGCCAGCCTCGGCAGCGAGGTGGTCAAGGACATCCATTCGGGCGCGCTGGCGCCGCAGGTCGGCTTCGCCAGCCAGGGCAGCGTGCTGCCGGCGCGCAACACCGACGGCCTGCCGGTGGTGTCGGTCAACGTGGCCGAGGTCGACGTCGAATTCCTGCGCGTGCGGCCCAGCGAGTACTCGAATTTCTTCGCCAATTTCCAGCGCTCCGGCCAGCGCCAGTGGTGGGACCTGGGCAACCTGTCCGGGCTGGCCGATTCGGTCTATGCCAACCGCTTCGTGCTGAACCAGCGGCCCAACGAGCGGACGGTGAGCTTCCTGCCGGTGCAGACCGTGCCTGAACTGCGCGAGCCCGGCCTTTACTTCGCGGTGCTGCGTCAGGTCGGCGACTTCAGCGGCCAGTACCAGACGACCTTCTTCAGCGTCACTGACATCGGCCTGCATGCGCGCCTGCACGGCGGCCAGCTGTGGGTGCGCGCGGCCTCCTTGGACAGCGGCGAACCGCGCAGCGGGGTGCGGGTGGAAGTGATCGACGACAGCGGCCGCGTGGTCGCTGAAGCCGCCACCGACGGCGACGGCCAGGCCACGCTGACGCATGCGCCCAAGCCCGAGGACGTGCTGGTCGCGCGCCGCGACGCCGAGCTGGCCTTGATCCCCTTCCGTCAGCCGGCGCTTGACCTGGCCGACTTCGAGGTCGCCGGCCGCCGCCACACCGCGCTCGATGCCTACGTGTGGTCGGGCCGTGACCTGTTCCGCCCGGGCGAAACGGTGCAGGCCTCGGCGCTCCTGCGCGATTTCGACGGCCGCTCGCTCACCGCCGCCCAGCCGCTGTTCGCGCGCCTGCTGCAGCCCGACGGCCGCGCCGTGGTCGAGCGCGAACTTGCCGCCGCCGAGCTGGGCTACTACAGCTTCGAGCAGAGGGTCGCGGAAGACGCCCCCACCGGCCGCTGGCGCCTGGAGCTGCGCACCGCGCCGGACGACAAGACTCCAGTCGGCAGCTTCAGCTTCCGCGTCGAGGAGTTCCTGCCCGAGCGCATGAAGCTGAACCTGGACGCCGAGGCCGGCCCGCTGACGCTGGGTGCCGACCTGGCGCTCGACATCGAAGGCGCCTATCTGTACGGCGCGCCCGCGGGCGGCAACCGCTTCAGCGCCGAGCTGGCCTATCGCGTCGACAGCGAGGCCGTGCCCGCGTTGCGCGGCTACCGCTTCGGCGACGCCACCCTGCAGCTGCCGGCGCCGCAGCAGGTGCTGGATGTCGAACTGGGCGAGGACGGCCGCAGCGCGCAGACCGTCGAGCTGCTGAAGGACGGCGCCGCGGGCGCCAGCCCGCTGCAGGTGATCGTCAACGGCAGCCTGTTCGAGAGCGGCGGCCGCGCGATCCGCCGCAGCCTGGTGCGCAGCCTGTGGCCGGCGCCGCAGCTGGTCGGCGTGCGCCCGCTGTTCGAATTGGCCGATGGCCCCGGCATCGACACCGAGGCCCAGTTCGAGATCGTGCGCAGCGACGCGCTGGGCCAGCTGCAGGCCGGCCAGGGCCTGGAGGTCAAGCTGGTGCAGGCGCTGCGCGACCTGCACTGGAGCTGGGTCGACGGCAGCGGCTGGAAGACCGACTACACCGAACGTTTTGTGACCGTCGAGTCGCGCACGGTCGACGTTGATGGCACTCAGCCAACGCGGATCGGCCTGCCGGTGCAGTGGGGCGAGTACCGCCTCGAAGTCACCGACCCGACGACGGGCCTCACCACCCGCCTGCCGTTTACCGCCGGCTGGGGCTGGAACGACGAGAACCGTGGTCTGGATGCCCGCCCCGACAAAGTCAAGCTGGCGCTGGACAAGCCGGCCTATCGCGTCGGTGATATCGCCGAGATCACCGTCACCGCGCCCTACGAAGGGCCGGGCGTGCTGCTGGTCGAAAGCGAGCAGCTGCTGCACAGCGAATCGATCGAGGTCGGCCCCGGCACGGTGCTGCGCGTGCCGATCAGCGAGGCGATGAACCGCCATGACGTCTACGCCAGCCTGATCCTGCTGCGTCCCGGCCAGAACGCCCGCCAGCCGGGGCCCAATCGCGCGCTGGGCGTGGTCCATCTGCCAATGGCCCGAGAGGAGCGCCGCATCGCGCTCACCGTCGATGCGCCGGACGCGCCGGTGCGTCCGGGCGCGCCGCTGGAGATCACCGTGCAGGCCAGTGACCTGGCCGGCGAGACGGCGCGGGTGACGATCGATGCCGTCGACCAAGGCATCCTGAGCCTCACCCGCTTTCCGCTGCCCGATCCGATCGCGCACTTCCTGGCGCGGCGCGGGCTGTCGATCGAGGCCTGGGACCTCTACAGCCGGGTGATCGAACGTTTCGAGGGCCAGCGCGCGCGCCTGCGCTTTGGCGGCGATGCCGCCCTGCCCAACCTGCCGCAGGCGCGTCGTCCCACCGCCAAGGTCAAGACCATCGCCCTGCACGCCGGCCCGGTCGTCTTCGATGCCGAGGGCCGCGCGACCGTGCGCTTCGAGGCCCCCGACTTCAACGGCGCCCTGCGCGTGGCCGCGCTGGCCTTCAGCGCCGAGCGCTACGGCCAGGCCGAGGACGAGGTCATCGTGCGCGCGCCGCTGGTGATGGAAGTCAGCACGCCGCGGGTGATGGCCCCGGGCGACCGCGCCCAGCTCAGCGTCGACCTGCAGAACCTGAGCGGCGCCGATGCGCGCTACACGGTCAGCGCGAAGGCCGACGCGCCGCTGCGCATCGCCGGCGGCAGCCAGCCGATCGAACTGCGCGACGGCGCGCGTCGCACCCTGGTGTTCGATCTTGAGGCCGGCGCCGGCAACACCGCGGCCAAGTTCAGCGTCAGCGCCAGCGACGGCAGCCGCGAGCTCACGCGCGAATTCGAGCTGGTGGTGCGTCCGGCCTGGCCGGCCGAACGCTTGAGCCGCGTGCGCGTGCTCAACGACGGCGAGACGCTGAGCTACGACACCGGCGACCTCGCCCCGCTCGAGGTCGACAGCGCCCTGCTGCAGGTCAGCCTGAGCCGACGCCCGCCGATCCCCTTCACCGATGCGCTCAAAGGGCTGATCGACTACCCCTACGGCTGTCTCGAGCAGACCAGCAGCCGGCTGTGGCCGCTGATCTGGCTCGGCAGCGAGGGCGGCCAGCGCCTGCCGGTCACACCGATGAGCGAACCCATGCGCCGCGACGCCATCGCTGCCGGTTTCGCACGGCTGTCGGCGATGCAGCAGGCCAGCGGCCACTTCAGCTTCTGGCCCGGCGACAGCTGGGAGCAGCCGATGCTGACGCCGTATGTCGCCGACCTGCTGCTGAGCGCGCGCGAACAGGGCGAAGCCATCCCAGAAGCGGTGCTCGAAGCGGCATTGAAGCGTCTGTCCGAAGACCTGCTCAGCGGCGGCGACGGCTATTGGAACTACGAAAACCCCGCGCATCTGCGCTTCGCTGCGCGCGCCTACGCGGGCTATGTGCTCGCCCGCGTCAACCGCGCGCCGCTCGGCACCCTGCGCACCCTGTTCGACAACGAGCAGGGCCAGTCGCTCAGCGCTCTGCCACTGGTGCATCTGGCGGTGGCCCTGCAACTGCAGGGCGATCCCGAGCGCGCGCGCAAGGCGCTCGCGGCCGCCGAGGACAAGACCGATGCGCGGCCGGAGTATCTCGGCGACTACGGCTCGGAGGTGCGCGACGCTGCGCTGATCCAGGTGCTGCTGCGCAGCCATGGCCTCAACGACGCCAGCAGCGATGAAGCGCTGATCGCCCTGGTCCGCGCGATCGACGCACGCGGTCCGCAGCGCTGGTTCAGCACCCAGGAGCAGGCCGCCCTGTTCCGCCTCGGCAGCCTGCTGCTGAAGGACGGCGACGAGCGCCTCGGCCTGCGTGTGTCCGGGGAAGAACCGCGCGCGCCGGCTCTGCTGCACAGCCTGCAGCTCGATGCCGACGCGCTGCGCCGCGGCGTGCGCATCGAGCCCGAGGGCGCCGCACCGATCCATGTGGTGGAAGAGGTGGTCGGCTTCCGCCGGCAGGCGCCGGCACCGGTCAGCGAAGGCCTGGGCGTGCAGCGCCACTATTTCCACACCGACGGCCGCGAGTGGGACGGCAGCGCGCTGAAGGAAGGCGACACCTTGGTCGTGCGGCTGACCTTGAACTCGGAAACCGCGCTGCGCGAAGGCCTGGTGGTCGACCTGCTGCCGGGCGGGCTGGAAGCGGAGAACCTCGGCTTGAGCGACCCCAACCAGATCGGCAGCATGGTCATCGACGGACTGGCGATGAGCGAGCGGCAGTGGCAGGCCGACATCAAGCATCAGGAATACCGCGACGACCGCTTTGTCGCCGCCGTCAACCTGTGGCCGGGCCAGCAGGCGCGCCTGTTCTACCTGGTGCGCGCGGTCAGCCCCGGCGACTACGTGCTGCCGCCGCCCTTCGCCGAAGACATGTATCGCCCGGACCGCCGCGCCATCGGTGAGGCCAAGCCGGCGAGGGTGAGGGTGGGTGGGGTGGAGTGA